Proteins from one Tetrapisispora phaffii CBS 4417 chromosome 8, complete genome genomic window:
- the CIN1 gene encoding Cin1p (similar to Saccharomyces cerevisiae CIN1 (YOR349W); ancestral locus Anc_7.43) encodes MTTDESKQLSDFIGLSSGLDTEELLDALQEYCSRDNIIQKESDIIKIINKFENDPSLLTRHLSTIIKSLVELVLPSGVDADGDSLDLIVTIGNVYYELYKIVSTRNLGNYLPTEISNLAEIINLYQINRENLITGHVPYSWKLDFFLLSWLNVLVESPFRFTNDKVILALMMQDGFHESESILRFDIINLKSKVTANLIIKNIDLFDKSLLIGNFTLLDFFLKKLIILPTNKILSLISAFKNDIIDLTIFLLNLQVDNENELNRRKLLKIFSKLFKLNYYLNNGELLIRIIKKFERIMFDLKLLNSGDFRYTLSNKYSNVIHFLNYEIKNTKMVNQIINGKINKTVKMLDSLELIDTDILHLTLLFIADNISIILTNNIVDIDFLFSKIFIKTINFQKLEINNNNTIIVGGNNIKDATNFILWSILRSNSKIITKKTIDLIFIHLLTSSLYDNELIIRKSSNAALQELLGRFNKHLDLDSSRIMRIIELPITNLNVNYEENTVKLYKNIFDEDISRHYWYKILEWMVSFNISKKIKILKTFLLNLNLINNFISLSNYNNTYEKNIYHRIIQEKHNYDLERLLFLLINYYSKLEHNTTHKENLLTQINKIFHDLSDTLELKKYSANSPFISFRVLSILEYFKFMIELTLSNINNSSSYPISFQLKMDDISLIIKILQTINDSSMFFDDIKLKVNYIVSKIEKGSQIYKDTETEEYFWSNFEKLLFYNNAFASFSLPYLHYKYFLQLFLKCLQKLNCNSKSIILHSLTPLFSERYFELNTISDQILLKRIIINLLNDYTITEQGDIGRLVRTSSIKLIECNFSLFFEHADSNEAGELQKTLISNCLRLLGEPQLEIKQLAFKVLKKKFGYTKETTNSIDFDILLFQHKQFEGKSRAFWEGFLMTSGAIHTTDIQLKSSVDSFIYYYSTYLETGNRKKGITKLELCNELFRIIPNASKIIESKKESCVDPLTGSVGQDILKITTSYLYFWSRVLESSLEIPREFNYAGAYGKLYNLQILKGSSLLKSITIKILPYFVISHSSHFGTDLSNSFTKTVILRLLKLINREIMIKKDSHINGSPTYRASVEGLAKIYIYFNNFSKLSLLEQITNDVGKFNKLEEKEFL; translated from the coding sequence ATGACTACAGATGAGAGTAAGCAGCTTTCAGACTTTATTGGGCTGTCTAGCGGCTTAGATACCGAGGAGTTACTGGATGCTTTGCAAGAGTACTGTTCAAGagataatataatacaaaAGGAATCAGATATTATTAAGATCATAAATAAGTTTGAAAATGACCCCTCCTTATTGACAAGACACTTATCTACTATTATCAAATCTTTAGTGGAGCTGGTGTTGCCATCTGGTGTGGATGCTGATGGTGATTCGTTAGATCTAATTGTCACAATCGGTAATGTTTATTATGAGCtttataaaattgtttcaaCTAGAAATCTTGGGAACTATTTACCAAcagaaatttcaaatttggcagaaataataaacttaTACCAAATTAATAGAGAAAATTTGATTACGGGTCATGTCCCATATTCTTGGAAACTAgattttttcttgttgaGTTGGTTGAATGTATTAGTGGAATCTCCATTTAGGTTCACAAATGATAAAGTCATATTGGCTTTGATGATGCAGGATGGGTTCCATGAATCAGAGTCCATTCTGagatttgatattataaacTTGAAATCAAAAGTAACGGCAAATCTGATTATTAAGAATATCGATTTGTTtgataaatcattattaattggGAATTTTACCTTATTAGATTTCTTCCttaagaaattaataatattgcCAACTAATAAGATTTTATCATTGATATCagcatttaaaaatgatataattgatttgacaatctttttattaaatttacaagttgataatgaaaatgaactCAATAGGagaaaattattgaaaatattcagtaaattattcaaattaaattactatttaaataatggagaacttttaataagaataataaaaaaatttgaaagaataatgtttgatttgaaattacTTAATAGTGGTGATTTTAGGTATACgctttcaaataaatattcaaatgtaatacattttttgaattatgaaattaaaaatacaaaaatggTTAACCAAATAATTAATggaaaaataaacaaaacaGTTAAAATGTTAGACAGTCTCGAATTAATAGATACAGATATCCTTCATTTGACTTTGTTATTTATCGCCGACAACATCAGTATTATTTTAACCAATAATATAGTTGacattgattttttattcagtaaaatatttatcaagaCTATAAATTTCCAGAAACtggaaataaataataataataccatTATTGTTGGGGgcaataatattaaagatgCAACAAATTTCATCCTTTGGTCGATATTAAgatcaaattcaaaaataataacaaaaaagaCAATCGATTTGATATTCATTCATTTGTTGACGTCTTCACTAtatgataatgaattaattattagaaaatctTCAAATGCTGCATTGCAAGAATTGTTAGGAAGATTCAATAAACACCTAGATCTTGATAGTTCCAGAATAATGAGAATTATAGAACTTCCCATTACAAATCTTAATGTTAACtatgaagaaaatacagtaaaactttataaaaatatatttgatgagGACATTAGCAGGCACTATTGGTATAAAATTTTGGAGTGGATGGTATCgtttaatatatcaaaaaaaataaagattttaaagaCCTTTCTGTTAAATctgaatttaataaacaattttataagtttatcaaattacaataatacgtatgaaaaaaatatctatCATCGAATAATTCAAGAAAAACATAATTATGATTTGGAAAGattactatttttattgattaattATTACTCGAAGTTGGAACACAATACCACACATAAAGAAAACCTTTTAACGCagattaataaaatattccaCGATTTATCAGATACCcttgaattaaaaaaatatagtGCCAATTCACCTTTCATATCGTTCCGTGTATTATCGAtattagaatattttaaatttatgaTTGAACTAACTTTATcgaatataaataattcatcatcataTCCTATAAgctttcaattgaaaatggaTGACATTTCActtattatcaaaatattgcaAACGATAAATGATTCTTCTATGTTTTTTGACGatataaagttaaaagttaattatattgtttccaaaattgaaaaggGTAGTCAAATTTATAAAGATACAGAAACTGAAGAATACTTTTGGtctaattttgaaaaattactGTTTTATAATAACGCTTTTGCATCCTTCTCTCTGCCATATCTgcattataaatattttttacaattatttttaaaatgtttGCAAAAACTTAACTGCAActcaaaatcaattattttacaTTCACTAACGCCATTATTTTCTGAACGTTATTTTGAACTTAATACTATAAGTGatcaaatattgttaaaaagaataattattaatttattgaatgaTTATACTATTACTGAACAAGGTGATATCGGTCGATTAGTTAGGACCAGCTCCATAAAGTTAATTGAATGTAATTTTTCCCTGTTTTTTGAGCACGCAGATTCTAATGAAGCAGGTGAACTACAAAAAACTCTAATTAGTAATTGTTTAAGGTTACTTGGTGAACCGCAATTAGAAATCAAACAATTAGCATTTAAAgtattgaagaagaagtttGGTTACACAAAAGAAACTACTAATTCAATagattttgatattttgcTGTTTCAGCATAAACAGTTCGAAGGAAAATCTAGGGCTTTTTGGGAAGGTTTTTTAATGACGTCAGGTGCAATCCACACAACAGATATTCAGTTAAAATCTTCAGTTGATTCCTTCATATACTATTACTCAACTTATTTGGAAACTGGTAACCGTAAAAAAGGTATCACAAAACTTGAGTTAtgtaatgaattatttagGATAATCCCCAATGCtagtaaaattattgaaagtaAAAAGGAATCTTGTGTAGATCCTCTTACTGGTTCTGTAGGTCAggatattttaaaaatcaCCACATCATATCTGTACTTTTGGAGTAGAGTACTAGAATCATCGTTAGAAATACCAAGGGAATTCAATTACGCTGGAGCCTATggaaaattatataatctacaaatattaaaggGAAGCAGCTTATTAAAGTCGATAACGattaaaatattaccatattttgttatatCACACTCTTCGCATTTTGGAACAGATCTATCCAACTCATTTACTAAAACAGTTATACTTCgtcttttaaaattaattaatagaGAAATAATGATTAAAAAAGACTCGCATATAAACGGATCGCCTACTTATAGAGCCTCTGTGGAAGGTTTGGCGAagatatacatatattttaacaatttttcaaaacttAGCTTATTGGAGCAAATCACAAATGATGTAGGAaagtttaataaattagaagagAAAGAATTCCTTTGA
- the PYK2 gene encoding pyruvate kinase PYK2 (similar to Saccharomyces cerevisiae CDC19 (YAL038W) and PYK2 (YOR347C); ancestral locus Anc_7.45), with the protein MASRLERLTQLSTDTGKNVRRTSIIGTIGPKTNSPEALVALRKAGLNIVRMNFSHGSYEYHQSVIDNARKSEELYPGRPLAIALDTKGPEIRTGTTINEVDYPIPPNHEMIFSTDDKFAKACDDKVMFVDYKNITKVISKGRVIYVDDGVLSFEVLEVIDDKNLKVKSLNAGKICSHKGVNLPGTDVDLPALSEKDTADLRFGVKNGVHMIFASFIRTAEDVLHIRSVLGEDGKDIKIIVKIENQQGVNNFDEILKVTDGVMVARGDLGIEIPAPEVLAVQKRLIAKCNLAGKPVVCATQMLESMTYNPRPTRAEVSDVGNAVLDGADCVMLSGETAKGNYPINAVTTMAQTALMAENATAYLPNYDDIRNLTPKPTSTTETVAASAVAAVFEQNAKAIIVLSTSGTTARLLSKYRPDCPIILVTRNERAARFSHLYRGVYPFVYSKPEVADWTEDVESRLNFGVKVAKEFGVLADGDVIVTVQGFKAGEGHSNTMRVTTA; encoded by the coding sequence ATGGCTTCCAGATTAGAAAGATTAACTCAATTATCTACTGACACCGGTAAGAACGTCAGAAGAACCTCCATCATCGGTACCATCGGTCCAAAGACCAACAGCCCAGAAGCTTTGGTTGCTTTAAGAAAGGCTGGTTTAAACATCGTTAGAATGAACTTCTCCCATGGTTCTTACGAATACCACCAATCTGTCATTGACAATGCTAGAAAATCTGAAGAATTATACCCAGGTAGACCATTAGCTATTGCTTTAGACACCAAGGGTCCAGAAATCAGAACCGGTACCACCATCAACGAAGTTGACTACCCAATCCCACCAAACCACGAAATGATCTTCTCCACTGATGACAAATTCGCCAAGGCTTGTGACGACAAAGTCATGTTCGTCGACTACAAAAACATTACCAAGGTTATCTCCAAGGGTAGAGTTATCTACGTCGATGACGGTGTCTTATCTTTCGAAGTTTTAGAAGTTATTGATGACAAAAACTTAAAGGTCAAATCCTTAAACGCCGGTAAGATCTGTTCCCACAAGGGTGTTAACTTACCAGGTACCGATGTCGATTTACCAGCTTTATCTGAAAAAGATACCGCTGATTTAAGATTCGGTGTCAAAAACGGTGTCCACATGATCTTCGCTTCTTTCATCAGAACTGCTGAAGATGTCTTACACATCAGATCCGTCTTAGGTGAAGATGGTAAGGACATTAAGATCATTGTTAAGATTGAAAACCAACAAGGTGTTAACAACTTCGACGAAATCTTAAAGGTTACTGACGGTGTTATGGTTGCTAGAGGTGATTTAGGTATTGAAATCCCAGCTCCAGAAGTCTTAGCTGTCCAAAAAAGATTAATCGCTAAATGTAACTTAGCCGGTAAGCCAGTTGTCTGTGCCACCCAAATGTTAGAATCTATGACCTACAACCCAAGACCAACCAGAGCTGAAGTCTCCGATGTTGGTAACGCTGTCTTAGATGGTGCTGATTGTGTTATGTTATCCGGTGAAACCGCCAAGGGTAACTACCCAATTAACGCTGTTACCACTATGGCTCAAACCGCTTTAATGGCCGAAAACGCTACTGCTTACTTACCAAACTACGATGATATCAGAAACTTAACTCCAAAGCCAACTTCTACTACTGAAACTGTTGCTGCTTCTGCTGTTGCCGCTGTTTTCGAACAAAATGCTAAGGCTATCATTGTCTTATCTACTTCTGGTACCACTGCTAGATTATTATCTAAATACAGACCAGACTGTCCAATTATCTTAGTTACCAGAAACGAAAGAGCTGCTAGATTCTCTCACTTATACAGAGGTGTCTACCCATTCGTCTACTCTAAGCCAGAAGTTGCTGACTGGACTGAAGATGTTGAATCTAGATTAAACTTCGGTGTTAAAGTCGCCAAGGAATTCGGTGTCTTAGCTGACGGTGATGTTATTGTTACCGTTCAAGGTTTCAAGGCTGGTGAAGGTCACTCTAACACCATGAGAGTTACCACTGCTTAA
- the PUT4 gene encoding proline permease PUT4 (similar to Saccharomyces cerevisiae PUT4 (YOR348C); ancestral locus Anc_7.44), with protein sequence MANNRGQVTYNYELEDIPSSKNELKELGDMEAQQMNLDDSLDDRFNKKDSGLNKVLTVSSDTSTNSLEEDYTNTLKQGLKSRHVQLIALGGCIGTGLFVGTSSTLHTCGPAGLFIAYCIISSVIYPIMNAVGEMVCYLPGDGHDSAGSVTHLVKRYVDESLAFATGWNYFYCYVILVAAECTAAAGVVEYWTLAVPKAAWITIFLAIIFLLNMSSVKYFGETEFWFASIKILCIMGLIILSFILFWGGGPSHDRLGFRYWKNPGAFAHHVTDGSLGNFLDIYSGIIKGAFAFILGPELVALTSSECSDQRRNIAKASKRFIYRLMFFYILGTLAIGVIVAWNDPVLASALSNNTPGAGSSPFVIGIQNAGIEVLPHIINACILTSAWSSGNAFMFASSRSLFTMAQNGTAPKIFGRINKYGVPYMAVILSTLISCLAYLNASSSAARVFTWLSNISTISGFLGWICACIAYLRFRKAIFYNNLYDRMPFKTWGQPYLILWSLTVVSIITITNGYQTFIPKFWNVSDFIAAYITLPIFLALYVGHKVYNHFKNDYPLMKLAYSVEDIDVITGLDEIETKTCELDENRILPTNRWERFIDWLL encoded by the coding sequence ATGGCTAATAATCGTGGTCAAGTAACGTACAATTACGAATTGGAGGATATTCCTTCAAgcaaaaatgaattaaaggAATTAGGTGATATGGAAGCGCAACAAATGAACTTAGATGATAGTCTTGACGAtagatttaataaaaaagattCCGGGCTGAATAAAGTGTTAACTGTTTCTTCTGACACTTCTACAAATAGTCTCGAAGAAGACTATACTAATACACTGAAACAAGGCCTGAAATCTAGACATGTTCAGTTAATTGCCCTTGGAGGTTGTATTGGCACAGGGTTATTTGTTGGTACATCTTCAACTTTACATACTTGTGGTCCTGCAGGTTTATTTATTGCATATTGTATAATATCTAGTGTAATTTATCCTATTATGAATGCTGTAGGGGAGATGGTCTGCTATTTGCCTGGTGACGGACATGATTCCGCGGGATCTGTCACGCATTTAGTTAAAAGATATGTTGACGAATCTCTAGCTTTCGCAACTGGttggaattatttttattgttatgTAATATTGGTCGCGGCTGAATGTACTGCTGCAGCAGGAGTGGTAGAATACTGGACGCTTGCTGTACCGAAAGCAGCATGGATCACGATATTTCTAGCAATCATTTTCCTATTAAATATGTCTTCagtgaaatattttggtGAGACTGAATTTTGGTTCGCCAGTATTAAAATTCTATGCATAATGGGTTTAATTATCCTTTCATTCATCTTATTCTGGGGTGGTGGTCCCTCGCACGACAGACTAGGGTTCCGTTATTGGAAAAATCCAGGTGCCTTTGCCCATCATGTCACTGACGGATCCTTGGGAAATTTCCTAGATATTTATAGTGGTATTATTAAAGGTGCGTTTGCATTCATTTTAGGACCTGAATTAGTTGCCTTAACTTCCTCTGAATGTTCCGatcaaagaagaaacatCGCTAAAGCTTCCAAGAGATTTATTTACAGATTAATGTTCTTTTACATTTTAGGTACTTTGGCTATCGGTGTCATCGTTGCTTGGAATGACCCAGTACTAGCTTCTGCCTTGTCCAATAACACCCCAGGTGCCGGTTCATCTCCATTCGTTATTGGGATTCAAAATGCTGGAATTGAGGTATTGCCACACATCATCAATGCGTGCATTTTAACTAGTGCTTGGTCATCTGGTAATGCGTTTATGTTTGCCAGTTCTAGATCCCTTTTCACAATGGCACAAAATGGTACTGCTCCAAAAATCTTTGGTCGTATCAACAAATACGGGGTTCCATATATGGCTGTCATTCTTTCTACTTTGATTTCCTGTTTAGCGTACTTGAACGCATCATCGTCTGCTGCTAGAGTGTTCACATGGCTCTCTAACATCAGCACTATTTCTGGATTTTTGGGTTGGATCTGTGCATGTATTGCATATTTAAGATTCCGTAAAGCTATATTTTACAACAACCTCTACGACAGAATGCCATTCAAAACGTGGGGACAACCTTACTTAATTCTTTGGTCTTTAACCGTTGTCAGTATCATCACCATAACTAATGGTTATCAGACTTTCATTCCTAAATTTTGGAATGTTTCAGACTTCATTGCTGCATACATTACTCTACCTATTTTTTTGGCTCTATATGTCGGTCATAAAGTTTACAACCACTTCAAGAATGACTATCCACTAATGAAACTTGCTTATTCTGTAGAAGACATCGATGTGATCACAGGATTAGACGAGATCGAAACCAAGACATGCGAGTTGGATGAAAACAGAATATTACCCACAAATCGCTGGGAAAGGTTCATAGACTGGTTACTATAA
- the REV1 gene encoding deoxycytidyl transferase (similar to Saccharomyces cerevisiae REV1 (YOR346W); ancestral locus Anc_7.46) has protein sequence MAHFTDDVVGNVENFHEDFISSLDDESLIRYVEELSQENIRPAGSQHLDDLLIDDKIKNVTNLNFSEKNKIAKVEEQVHSDDRSSNSNIVKTAHYGRGQYFRDKEFKQLQQDQKLVQENQDKIKIFKNCVIYINGYTDPDRLVLHKLIVIHGGKFLHHMTSKGRVTHIVATNLPLKKRVEFAKYKVITPEWILDSVKAEVLQPWQEYSLLETNDYRQPKLDLANRTNKNDNYSEMNIDCNSPLFVENYFKNSRLHHLSLWKSDLRDQFLKKYRDNKILQRSIPKQNDQLTILHIDFDSFFASVATLVAIRDRNLNINLKKDAILVCHGSNNSDIASCNYVARNLGIKNGMWVSHAKKLCPPGTVLTCLPYNFQEFEAASKILYNCLNNSGLFDMVLPVSIDEAICVMVNRNYSKNEVEDICKTVRSNIEAEARGCKISIGCANSLVLARLALKLAKPDGYHILDQDEFNNNSSNSNLKFWSQFKINDLPGIGYSIVQKLSDYFGLKKGATVEQLIKVSTMEKLKLCTGSKVSSKISLAISGKDDEESSKLLFQPLELFQRKTLSMEINWGIRFENIQQVDVFISRCVEYLLKKLQELQKSVAQITLKIMKRAAGAMVDPPKYMGMGKCDAFSRSSNFGIGATDHGTISTELKNLFRTLSCPPKELRGVSIQFTKLTDLAENINQYKLPFKKVISLQTVNNLPSDLKLKFETEIKRRNIEIKQTNKSPSSKVLIPKNVLKKYSPTKQEEDFLKELPTQIRNEVASNLIIEKKIKDSKVEDLHLMVQTKKNLIENSKDHFQGNNSIFQPISFQGQTSFKKICKLVREWVSTTLLEKGPHKRDTKLFKKYLLKLSNSNRLFLILQLIKLVSQILTLNRIKANGIDGSINVGFMEWEKILLKEMIPILNKSGNSFQSKQKLEFEFDI, from the coding sequence atgGCCCATTTTACAGATGACGTTGTTGGAAATGTTGAAAATTTTCATGAAGatttcatttcttctttggaTGATGAGTCATTGATCCGTTATGTTGAGGAGCTATCTCAAGAGAACATCAGACCAGCTGGATCACAGCATTTAGATGATCTACTCATAGAtgacaaaataaaaaatgtcactaatttaaattttagtGAGAAGAATAAAATTGCTAAGGTTGAGGAACAAGTTCATTCCGATGATCGTAGCtctaattcaaatatagtGAAGACAGCTCATTATGGCCGGGGACAATATTTTAGagataaagaatttaagCAACTTCAACAAGATCAAAAATTAGTTCAGGAAAACcaagataaaattaaaatatttaaaaattgtgtcatatatattaatggATACACTGATCCAGATAGATTGGTTTTACATAAATTAATAGTGATCCATGGTGGTAAATTCCTTCATCATATGACATCTAAGGGAAGGGTTACTCATATTGTAGCGACTAATTTACCATTGAAGAAAAGGGTAGAGTTTGCTAAGTATAAAGTAATAACACCGGAGTGGATTTTAGATTCAGTAAAGGCTGAAGTACTGCAGCCATGGCAAGAATATTCTTTATTGGAAACAAACGATTATAGGCAACCAAAATTGGATCTAGCAAACCGaactaataaaaatgacaaTTATTCAGAAATGAATATCGACTGTAATAGTCCTTTATTTgttgaaaattattttaaaaattccaGATTGCATCATTTATCACTCTGGAAAAGTGATTTGAGagatcaatttttgaagaaatatagagataataaaattttacaGCGTTCTATACCTAAACAAAATGATCAGTTGACTATTCTTcatattgattttgattctttttttgCTAGTGTGGCTACATTAGTTGCTATAAGAGATAGAAATCTTAacattaatttaaaaaaagatgcTATTTTAGTTTGCCACGGttctaataattcagaTATAGCCAGTTGTAATTATGTTGCAAGAAATTTGGGCATTAAAAATGGAATGTGGGTTTCTCATGCAAAAAAGTTGTGTCCACCAGGAACTGTCTTGACCTGTTTACCTTATAATTTTCAAGAGTTTGAAGCTGcttctaaaattttatataattgcTTAAATAATTCTGGCTTATTTGATATGGTACTTCCTGTGTCTATTGATGAAGCAATATGTGTTATGGTCAATAGAAATTACAGTAAAAATGAAGTTGAAGATATCTGTAAAACAGTGAGGAGCAACATTGAAGCTGAGGCAAGAGGATGCAAGATTAGTATTGGGTGTGCAAATTCACTTGTATTGGCACGGTTGGCGTTGAAATTAGCCAAACCTGATGGATACCATATACTGGATCaagatgaatttaataataattcttctaattcaaatttaaaattttggtctcaattcaaaataaatgaCCTACCAGGTATTGGATATTCTATTGTTCAGAAATTGAGTGATTATTTTGGTCTTAAAAAAGGTGCAACAGTAGAGCAATTAATTAAAGTATCAACTATGGAAAAACTAAAACTATGTACTGGCTCTAAAGTTAGTTCTAAAATTAGTTTAGCAATTTCTGgtaaagatgatgaagaaagCAGTAAACTTCTATTTCAGCCACTTGAACTTTTCCAAAGAAAGACACTTTCCATGGAGATAAATTGGGGTATTCGATTTGAGAATATTCAACAGGttgatgtttttatttctaGATGTGTCGAATATCTACTGAAGAAGTTACaagaattacaaaaaagTGTAGCTCAAATAACactgaaaataatgaaacgAGCAGCTGGTGCTATGGTTGATCCGCCAAAATATATGGGTATGGGAAAATGTGATGCTTTCAGTAGAAGTAGTAATTTTGGAATAGGTGCAACAGACCATGGAACAATTTCTactgaattaaaaaatttattcagGACACTTAGTTGCCCTCCTAAAGAGCTGCGTGGTGTATCTATCCAATTTACTAAACTTACCGATTTGGCGGAAAACATAAACCAATATAAATTACCTTTCAAGAAAGTTATTTCACTACAGACAGTTaacaatcttccaagtgatctaaaattaaaatttgaaactgaaattaaaagaagaaacattgaaattaaacAGACGAATAAATCACCTTCATCAAAAGTATTGATACCAAAAAACGTACTCAAAAAGTACTCACCCACtaaacaagaagaagattttttgaaagaattgCCCACTCAAATACGAAATGAGGTTGCTAGCAATCTCATAATagaaaagaagataaaaGATTCTAAAGTTGAAGATTTGCATTTAATGGTCCAAACAAAGAAAAACCTAATAGAAAATAGTAAAGATCATTTTCAAGGGAATAATAGTATTTTCCAACCAATTAGTTTTCAAGGTCAAACTTCCTTTAAGAAGATATGCAAATTAGTACGAGAGTGGGTATCTACAACATTACTTGAAAAGGGACCACATAAAAGAGATActaaattgtttaaaaaatatcttttaaaattatccaATTCCAATCGtctttttcttattttacaattgatTAAGTTAGTTTCACAAATATTGACTCTGAATCGCATTAAAGCTAATGGCATTGATGGATCAATTAATGTCGGGTTTATGGAATGGGAGAAAATATTACTTAAAGAAATGATTCCCATTCTCAATAAAAGTGGGAACTCTTTTCaatcaaaacaaaaactGGAGTTTGAGtttgatatataa
- the TPHA0H02860 gene encoding uncharacterized protein, with protein sequence MTPKKECGHMFSFLFFSFFCPFPLEDYGCSRGFRKRKTMTNPKMELATRRDSIRRATGRGVILFIIRREQMDREGNRAILDVCFMYSTPNCPVVEIIQFGTKRTEAAEPHSLIERRARNIDCYMMYLWRSLTPTVLPSVAEGEGGVLSWRRSR encoded by the coding sequence ATGACTCCGAAGAAAGAATGTGGGCAtatgttttcttttctgttcttttcttttttttgccCGTTTCCACTCGAAGATTATGGATGTTCTCGAGGATTTCGAAAACGAAAAACAATGACGAATCCGAAGATGGAATTAGCGACACGTCGGGATTCAATTCGCAGAGCAACTGGGAGGGgtgtaatattatttattatacgGAGGGAACAGATGGACAGAGAAGGCAACCGCGCTATTCTTGATGTCTGTTTTATGTATTCCACCCCTAATTGTCCTGTTGTGGAGATAATTCAGTTTGGCACTAAACGTACAGAAGCAGCAGAACCTCACTCATTGATTGAGAGACGTGCACGCAATATCGATTGCTATATGATGTACCTTTGGCGATCGTTAACCCCGACGGTCTTACCCAGTGTGGCAGAGGGGGAAGGTGGGGTATTGTCCTGGCGACGGTCACGTTAA